Proteins encoded by one window of Vitis riparia cultivar Riparia Gloire de Montpellier isolate 1030 chromosome 11, EGFV_Vit.rip_1.0, whole genome shotgun sequence:
- the LOC117924675 gene encoding CASP-like protein 2C1, with translation MSVLGVGPRTVTPHLRKGMMESSSGISLARAEAFLRLFAILVLVLTACLLGFDTQTKLLFSTIKKTATFRDLGALQVVVYVDSVAAGYNLLQLGRGFISAKLKGKLINVSYVTLPWVCFLLDQAAVYTVFSANTAALQASIIAVTGESSLQWMKVCNRYTRFCIQVGGALLSGYLASLLMVLLSSLSAFSLFRLYSPKQFLLLKPT, from the exons TGAGAAAAGGGATGATGGAGTCTTCTTCTGGGATCTCACTGGCCAGAGCTGAAGCTTTTCTTAGGCTTTTTGCCATACTGGTCTTGGTCTTGACTGCTTGTTTGCTGGGCTTTGACACCCAAACCAAGCTTCTCTTCTCCACTATTAAGAAGACAGCCACTTTCAGAGACTTGGGTGCTCTCCA AGTCGTGGTTTATGTTGATTCTGTGGCTGCTGGGTATAATCTCCTTCAACTAGGCAGAGGTTTTATCTCTGCTAAGTTGAAAGGGAAGCTTATAAACGTGTCATATGTCACTCTTCCTTGGGTTTGTTTCCTCTTGGATCAG GCAGCAGTGTACACCGTATTTTCAGCAAACACAGCTGCATTGCAGGCCTCCATTATAGCTGTCACTGGTGAGAGCAGCCTTCAATGGATGAAGGTATGCAACAGATACACCAGGTTCTGCATCCAAGTTGGTGGGGCTCTTCTCTCTGGCTACCTAGCCTCCCTCCTCATGGTCCTGCTCTCTTCTCTGTCTGCCTTCTCTTTGTTCAGACTCTACTCACCTAAACAATTTCTCCTCTTAAAGCCCACTTAG
- the LOC117925223 gene encoding LOW QUALITY PROTEIN: CD2 antigen cytoplasmic tail-binding protein 2 (The sequence of the model RefSeq protein was modified relative to this genomic sequence to represent the inferred CDS: deleted 1 base in 1 codon), which produces MEEKPARSMKRPLSEDDVLNKPPMQKRVKFPKGKKVKPGDEVLNSGKDEDVPSELKDPRLAAKERAKHRTQITAELFSEESRGIFHDISAAEMNYEGDENFDDDGIQIEPFNLNQEREEGYFDSEGNFVEYVNEKEIKDAWLDSVDLEPKFDKRNSMVTKVEDDTQDLTTAAIAKIKRRIADLLEPGETVLQALRRLKGTSNNRKEKMSAETKLLFDQLTEDAMKLLENGEFNVYHEKQEVFEREAEGYERLAQAKGEGTSMGAVQGASGSVMERDLFSVTHLGAAASILPETAAGSSNLNGSTTEISNNDNDAFDMFGEDDEPAPANLSSDGGNLATVPNSDMIDQPLSEVQDTSSETGALQNDYVYDESSGYYYSSSLGYYYDPSSGLYCSAASGQWYSFNEETGTYDEIHEVASNTS; this is translated from the exons ATGGAGGAGAAGCCAGCGCGCTCTATGAAACGCCCACTCTCAGAAGACGATGTCCTCAACAAGCCCCCAAT GCAGAAGAGAGTGAAATTTCCGAAGGGTAAAAAGGTGAAACCAGGAGATGAAGTTTTAAATTCAGGAAAAGATGAAGATGTCCCAAGTGAGTTGAAAGATCCACGTCTCGCTGCGAAAGAACGTGCAAAACATCGGACTCAGATTACTGCTGAACTCTTCAGTGAAGAAAGTAGGGGGATTTTTCATGACATCTCAGCTGCAGAAATGAACTATGAG GGTGATGAGAACTTTGATGATGATGGGATTCAAATAGAACCTTTTAATCTGAATCAAGAGAGGGAAGAAGGCTACTTTGATTCAGAGGGAAATTTTGTGGAATATGTAAACGAGAAAGAAATTAAG GATGCATGGCTTGATAGTGTTGATCTTGAACCAAAATTTGACAAAAGAAACTCTATGGTGACAAAAGTTGAAGATGACACCCAAGACCTTACAACAGCGGCTATTGCAAAAATAAAGAGGCGTATTGCCGACCTGCTTGAGCCAGGAGAAACG GTTTTACAAGCTTTGAGAAGATTGAAAGGAACTTCAAATAACAGGAAGGAGAAGATGTCAGCAGAAACAAAGCTTCTC TTTGACCAGTTAACTGAAGATGCTATGAAGCTGTTGGAGAATGGTGAATTCA ATGTATACCATGAAAAGCAGGAGGTTTTTGAGCGTGAGGCAG AAGGTTATGAGAGGTTAGCTCAAGCAAAGGGAGAGGGCACATCCATGGGTGCAGTTCAAGGAGCATCTGGTTCTGTTATGGAACGGGACTTGTTCTCTGTAACACATCTTGGAGCAGCTGCTTCCATACTGCCTGAGACAGCTGCAGGTTCTTCAAACCTGAATGGATCTACTACTGAAATTTCAAACAATGATAATGATGCATTTGATATGTTTGGAGAAGATGATGAACCTGCTCCTGCTAATTTATCCTCTGATGGTGGTAATTTAGCTACTGTTCCTAATTCTGATATGATCGATCAACCACTTTCAGAAGTCCAAGACACAAGTTCTGAAA CTGGAGCTTTGCAAAATGATTATGTCTATGACGAGTCTTCTGG GTACTACTATAGCAGCAGTTTGGGCTACTATTATGACCCATCTTCGGGACTGTATTGCTCTGCAGCATCTGGCCAATG GTACTCATTCAACGAGGAGACAGGCACATATGATGAAATTCATGAGGTTGCATCCAACACAAGTTAA
- the LOC117925551 gene encoding zinc finger protein 2, with translation MDHFQPNTSLHLSLANTEVNLELVLEHSSSSSSSPLSPAEPRVFSCNYCQRKFYSSQALGGHQNAHKLERTLAKKSRELSSAVRPHGGPNQRSNASGTGLFRRTQQPVVGFEHQGHAGRFQNDMSYGARIEMNYDSRPENVQEEFSHLDLSLRL, from the coding sequence ATGGACCATTTTCAACCCAATACTTCTCTCCATCTCAGTCTAGCTAACACTGAAGTCAACCTAGAACTTGTCCTTGagcattcttcttcttcatcctcatCCCCTTTAAGTCCAGCTGAGCCTCGAGTCTTCTCCTGCAACTACTGCCAGAGGAAGTTCTACAGCTCACAAGCCCTTGGAGGACACCAGAATGCTCACAAGCTTGAAAGGACTTTGGCCAAGAAAAGCCGAGAGCTAAGCTCAGCTGTGAGGCCTCATGGAGGGCCAAACCAACGATCCAACGCCAGTGGTACCGGCCTTTTTCGACGTACTCAACAACCCGTTGTGGGGTTTGAGCATCAAGGACATGCTGGTAGGTTTCAGAATGATATGAGCTATGGCGCCAGGATAGAGATGAACTATGATTCTAGACCTGAGAATGTTCAGGAGGAGTTCAGCCATCTTGACTTGTCTCTAAGGCTTTGA